Proteins from one Entomospira culicis genomic window:
- a CDS encoding electron transfer flavoprotein subunit beta/FixA family protein — protein sequence MNITVLVKQVPNTAEIRIDPVKNTLIRDGVPSIINPDDKAGLEEALRLKEQFGATVTVLSMGPPQAEIALREAMAMGADRAILVSDRKFGGADTLATSTTLVAALKQLSSDLIIAGRQAIDGDTAQVGPQVAEMLDLPQVSYVKKLQFDGKKTLKIERAIEDGHYLLEVDLPCLITVLTEANKPRYMHVNHLVEVFKKEVEIWDFAKIQPDESQIGLAGSPTKVKKSYTKGVKQSGKIVQPANAEEAADLIVEKLKELFII from the coding sequence ATGAATATTACTGTATTGGTTAAGCAGGTGCCCAACACTGCCGAGATTCGCATTGATCCTGTAAAGAATACGTTGATTCGAGACGGTGTGCCGAGCATTATTAATCCTGACGATAAGGCTGGATTGGAAGAGGCGTTACGCCTAAAAGAGCAATTTGGTGCAACTGTTACGGTGCTTAGCATGGGGCCACCACAGGCAGAGATTGCTCTGCGCGAGGCGATGGCGATGGGTGCAGATCGGGCGATTTTAGTGAGCGATCGTAAATTTGGTGGCGCAGATACCCTTGCTACCAGTACGACATTAGTTGCCGCCTTAAAGCAATTGTCTAGCGATTTGATTATTGCAGGCCGTCAAGCGATTGATGGGGATACCGCGCAAGTAGGGCCTCAGGTGGCTGAGATGCTCGATTTGCCTCAAGTATCGTATGTAAAAAAGCTTCAATTTGATGGCAAAAAGACGCTTAAAATTGAGCGGGCAATTGAGGATGGACACTATCTGCTAGAGGTGGATCTGCCTTGTCTTATCACCGTGCTTACCGAGGCCAATAAACCGCGCTATATGCATGTGAATCACTTAGTAGAGGTCTTTAAGAAAGAGGTAGAGATTTGGGATTTTGCCAAAATTCAACCAGATGAGAGCCAAATTGGTCTCGCTGGATCGCCTACTAAGGTGAAGAAGTCTTATACCAAGGGTGTCAAGCAATCGGGTAAAATCGTACAGCCTGCTAATGCAGAAGAGGCGGCTGATCTTATTGTGGAGAAGCTCAAAGAGCTCTTCATTATTTAA
- a CDS encoding acyl CoA:acetate/3-ketoacid CoA transferase, whose protein sequence is MQRVQFVSAKEAIALIQNNDIVTTGGFIGTAVPEELMVVLKERYFASQSPQNLTIIFAAGQGDGKERGINHLAQEGLVKRMVAGHWGLTPKMGKLAMDNKIEAYNFPQGVIAQAMRALGAGMPGILARTGIGTYIDPRNAGGKVNSKTTEDLVKLITIDNEEFLWFTLPKPTFALLRGTCADKHGNISMKHEALTTEMLAQAIATRNNGGTIVVQVEEVLEDTYINPHDVVIPGSFVDYVVQSSDKSMHMQTFGTQFNEAFVMEEPQDMASDSVDALPLDERKIIARRSALTLDKHKVMLNYGIGMPEGIPQVLREEGLIDAFIPTVEPGIVGGTPAGGLDFGASVYPWAIIDQPYMFDFYDGGGLDHAFLGLAQCDQFGNINVSRFGPKFAGCGGFINITQNAKEVVFCGTFTAGGLKIAVDNGKLNILEEGKHKKFVQHVEQITFSGKEAVKAKKPVTYITERAVFMLNEQGFMLTEIAPGVDLQRDILDQMEFVPLISENLREMDARIFVEQVMNLSF, encoded by the coding sequence ATGCAACGGGTGCAATTTGTTTCGGCAAAAGAGGCTATCGCCTTAATTCAAAACAATGACATAGTAACTACGGGTGGATTTATCGGTACAGCAGTACCAGAAGAGTTAATGGTAGTATTAAAAGAGCGCTATTTCGCTAGTCAAAGCCCACAAAACCTTACAATTATTTTCGCTGCCGGCCAAGGCGATGGCAAAGAGCGTGGTATCAATCACCTTGCACAAGAAGGCTTGGTAAAACGTATGGTGGCGGGTCATTGGGGATTAACGCCTAAGATGGGCAAGCTTGCGATGGATAATAAAATCGAGGCTTACAACTTTCCTCAAGGCGTCATCGCCCAAGCCATGCGCGCACTTGGGGCGGGCATGCCGGGTATCCTCGCGCGCACGGGAATCGGCACCTATATTGACCCGCGCAACGCTGGCGGTAAGGTTAATAGCAAAACTACCGAAGATTTAGTCAAACTCATTACGATAGATAATGAAGAATTTCTCTGGTTCACGCTTCCCAAGCCCACCTTCGCCCTGTTGCGCGGTACTTGCGCCGATAAACATGGCAATATCAGCATGAAACACGAGGCACTCACCACCGAAATGCTCGCGCAGGCCATCGCCACCCGTAATAATGGTGGGACGATCGTGGTGCAGGTGGAAGAGGTGCTAGAGGATACTTATATAAACCCACACGATGTCGTGATTCCTGGATCGTTTGTCGATTACGTGGTGCAATCTTCCGACAAGAGCATGCATATGCAGACCTTCGGCACACAATTTAATGAGGCCTTTGTCATGGAAGAGCCTCAAGATATGGCGAGCGATTCTGTCGATGCCTTACCGTTAGATGAGCGAAAAATTATCGCTAGACGCAGTGCTTTAACACTAGACAAGCATAAAGTGATGCTCAATTATGGCATTGGCATGCCCGAAGGAATCCCTCAGGTGCTTCGCGAAGAAGGGCTTATTGATGCCTTTATCCCTACCGTAGAGCCGGGAATTGTGGGGGGAACACCTGCTGGCGGGCTTGATTTTGGTGCATCGGTCTATCCATGGGCAATCATCGATCAACCCTATATGTTTGACTTTTACGACGGTGGCGGACTGGATCATGCCTTTTTAGGGCTAGCCCAGTGTGATCAGTTTGGTAATATTAACGTCTCGCGCTTTGGCCCTAAGTTTGCAGGCTGTGGAGGCTTTATTAATATCACGCAAAACGCCAAAGAGGTAGTCTTTTGTGGCACGTTTACGGCAGGCGGCTTAAAAATTGCGGTTGATAATGGCAAACTTAACATTCTTGAAGAGGGTAAACATAAGAAATTTGTACAACATGTCGAGCAAATTACCTTCTCGGGGAAAGAGGCGGTAAAGGCGAAAAAGCCTGTAACCTATATTACCGAGCGTGCGGTTTTTATGCTTAATGAGCAAGGGTTTATGCTCACCGAGATTGCTCCAGGGGTCGACTTACAGCGTGATATTCTCGATCAGATGGAGTTTGTCCCGTTGATTAGCGAGAATTTGCGCGAGATGGACGCCAGAATTTTTGTAGAACAAGTGATGAACTTGTCCTTTTAA
- a CDS encoding acyl-CoA dehydrogenase, with protein sequence MDFNLSATHLLFQQMVRDFANNEVKPLAHAIDEEERFPIETVEKMRSCGFFGINVPTQYGGAGGDQLLYTIAVEELAKVCGTTSIMLSAHTSLGMAPILEFGTEEQKKQYLPKMCTGEWLGAFGLTEAGAGTDAAGQQTVAVFDEKSNEWVLNGSKLFITNAGQAHIYIIFAMTDKSKGTKGITAFIVEADRAGFSVGPKEKKMGIRGSATAELILQNVRIPAGNLLGKEGMGFKVAMMTLDGGRIGVAAQAVGLAAGALESTVEYVKGRKQFGRSIAQFQNTQFQLADMYTKVEAAQLLLYRASMKKQAKAPYSTDAAMAKLFGSEVAMEVTTKAVQLYGGYGYSREYPVERMMRDAKITEIYEGTSEVQRMVIAGAVLR encoded by the coding sequence ATGGATTTTAATTTAAGTGCAACGCATTTGTTGTTTCAACAGATGGTGCGAGACTTTGCGAATAATGAGGTAAAACCTCTTGCGCATGCTATCGATGAGGAGGAGCGCTTCCCTATCGAAACGGTAGAGAAGATGCGATCTTGTGGATTTTTTGGCATTAACGTGCCTACTCAGTATGGCGGTGCTGGTGGTGATCAGCTCTTGTATACCATCGCGGTGGAAGAATTGGCAAAGGTTTGTGGTACTACTTCGATTATGTTGTCGGCACATACGAGTTTAGGGATGGCGCCGATTTTAGAGTTTGGTACCGAGGAGCAAAAGAAGCAGTATCTTCCTAAAATGTGTACGGGTGAGTGGCTTGGAGCTTTTGGTTTGACCGAGGCCGGCGCAGGTACCGATGCGGCGGGTCAGCAGACGGTAGCGGTGTTTGATGAGAAGAGCAATGAATGGGTGCTTAATGGATCTAAGTTATTTATTACCAATGCTGGTCAGGCACATATCTATATTATTTTTGCAATGACCGATAAGAGTAAGGGAACGAAGGGTATTACCGCCTTTATTGTCGAGGCGGATCGCGCAGGATTTTCGGTAGGTCCTAAAGAGAAGAAGATGGGTATCCGCGGAAGTGCGACGGCTGAGTTGATCTTACAAAACGTGCGTATTCCTGCTGGTAATCTTTTGGGCAAAGAGGGGATGGGCTTTAAAGTTGCCATGATGACCCTCGATGGCGGGCGTATCGGAGTGGCTGCGCAGGCGGTTGGGTTGGCTGCAGGTGCGCTTGAGTCTACTGTGGAGTATGTTAAGGGGCGCAAGCAGTTCGGGCGTTCGATTGCACAGTTCCAAAATACACAGTTTCAATTGGCCGACATGTATACTAAGGTGGAGGCTGCCCAACTTTTGCTCTATCGTGCTAGCATGAAAAAGCAAGCCAAAGCCCCTTATAGCACTGATGCGGCGATGGCTAAACTCTTTGGGTCGGAGGTTGCTATGGAGGTAACCACGAAGGCGGTGCAACTGTATGGTGGCTATGGTTATTCGCGCGAGTATCCTGTGGAGCGTATGATGCGTGATGCCAAGATTACAGAAATTTACGAAGGAACCTCTGAGGTTCAGCGCATGGTTATTGCTGGCGCGGTGTTGCGTTAA
- a CDS encoding glucose-1-phosphate adenylyltransferase — protein sequence MQQHNPLAIILGGGQGSRLYPLTEQRSKPAVTFGGKYRLVDIPISNCINAGFNHIFVLTQFNSASLHTHINSAYKFDQFSGGFVEILAAEQTPSSTSWFNGTADAVRKNITHYHPFNPSHYIILSGDQLYQMDLKDFLARHQEQQAEVSIATTCVTREAANELGILKIDEHGQIIDFLEKPGADKDISDMAIPEAYRQKYNIDPAHNYLASMGMYIFNRGTLESSLDNEMLDFGKEVIPHAIKNLKVNAYLYRGYWEDIGTIKSFYEANINLASNLPSFNMYDSLNPLYTRMLNLGPTKFNNSEIINTLICEGSIISQSHIEQSVIGVRSMIADHVHLSGVLMMGADFYETEEQKSANQKNGIPNVGIGSNTQIHRCIIDKNARIGNNCKIGLSPNSLKDGDYNAYIIRDNIIIIRKNAVIADNTLI from the coding sequence ATGCAACAGCATAATCCCTTAGCCATTATCCTTGGTGGTGGGCAAGGCAGTCGGCTCTATCCACTCACCGAGCAACGCTCAAAACCCGCCGTTACCTTCGGCGGTAAGTATCGATTGGTGGACATCCCCATCTCTAATTGTATCAACGCTGGATTCAATCATATCTTTGTCTTGACACAATTTAACTCAGCCAGTCTTCATACACACATCAACTCTGCTTATAAATTTGATCAATTTAGTGGTGGATTTGTCGAAATTCTCGCTGCCGAACAGACCCCCAGTAGCACCAGTTGGTTCAATGGTACAGCCGATGCAGTGCGTAAAAATATCACACACTATCATCCTTTTAATCCTAGTCACTATATCATTTTATCGGGTGATCAACTCTATCAGATGGATCTCAAAGATTTCCTTGCGCGCCACCAAGAGCAACAGGCCGAAGTTTCCATTGCCACCACCTGCGTAACCCGCGAGGCTGCCAACGAGTTAGGTATCCTCAAAATTGATGAACACGGACAAATCATCGACTTTTTAGAAAAGCCCGGTGCCGATAAAGATATCTCTGACATGGCTATCCCCGAGGCGTATCGCCAAAAATACAATATCGATCCAGCACATAACTACTTAGCTAGCATGGGAATGTATATCTTTAATCGGGGAACACTTGAAAGTTCTCTGGATAACGAAATGCTCGACTTCGGTAAAGAAGTTATCCCGCATGCCATCAAAAATCTAAAAGTCAACGCCTATCTTTACCGTGGATACTGGGAAGACATCGGCACCATTAAATCCTTCTATGAGGCAAACATCAATCTCGCCTCCAACCTCCCGTCCTTCAATATGTACGACTCACTCAATCCCCTTTACACTCGAATGCTCAACCTTGGTCCCACGAAATTTAATAACAGCGAAATCATAAATACGCTTATTTGTGAGGGCTCGATTATTTCGCAAAGCCACATCGAACAATCTGTGATTGGCGTGCGCTCCATGATCGCCGATCATGTGCATCTCTCTGGCGTACTGATGATGGGTGCCGATTTTTACGAAACCGAAGAACAAAAGAGCGCCAATCAAAAAAATGGTATCCCCAATGTTGGAATCGGCTCGAACACCCAGATTCATCGCTGTATTATCGACAAAAATGCACGTATTGGCAATAACTGTAAAATCGGTCTCTCGCCCAACTCCCTCAAGGATGGCGACTACAATGCCTATATCATTCGTGATAACATTATCATTATTCGTAAAAATGCCGTTATTGCCGATAATACGCTCATCTAG
- a CDS encoding GntP family permease: protein MEVMALLIALGILVILSFSGISMLIVAPFTVAVLALLSGDMPILTALTGPFMTSTMNYVRDFFLIFLGGALFGKIMGQTGAARSLALFIAQKLGKERAMLAVVLATAVLTYGGVSLFVAVFAIFPLAKALFAEADIPKRLIPGAIALGAFTFTMTALPGTPQSINALPTNILGTTIFAAPILGTIGAIIIFGVGMLWLNMRVRQAKKLGEGYGETIENLAVNPNEKSMSVVLAILPLVTIFLVNLALTFLFKQASVVAYFAPFGGVNNTWSLILALLVGILLSLFLYRKEIGGRSALLHLVNQGAESSLSPIFNTALIIGFGGVVRQTAAFALFRDAVMGLAIPGLYKVAIASSAIAGITGSSSGGAGIALEALGSEFLAMGIDPQAIHRVMLVSAGGLDSLPHCGAVVTLLAVCGVSSRKGYLDVGVTTVVGPVLASLTMIIVYNTFGIV, encoded by the coding sequence ATGGAAGTGATGGCATTGTTGATTGCACTAGGTATTTTGGTGATACTCTCTTTTAGTGGTATTTCCATGTTGATTGTTGCGCCGTTTACGGTGGCAGTCTTAGCGTTGTTGTCTGGAGATATGCCTATTTTAACGGCATTGACAGGTCCTTTTATGACCTCGACAATGAACTATGTGCGCGATTTCTTTTTGATCTTCTTGGGTGGCGCGCTCTTTGGCAAGATTATGGGTCAAACTGGTGCGGCTCGAAGTTTAGCGCTCTTTATTGCGCAAAAATTGGGTAAAGAACGTGCGATGTTAGCAGTGGTTTTGGCTACGGCGGTGCTTACTTACGGTGGAGTCTCGTTATTTGTGGCGGTTTTTGCGATCTTTCCTTTGGCGAAAGCGCTCTTTGCAGAGGCTGATATCCCTAAACGATTGATTCCTGGGGCGATTGCATTAGGTGCATTTACCTTTACCATGACGGCGCTCCCAGGGACTCCGCAGAGCATTAACGCCTTGCCCACAAACATTTTAGGCACCACGATTTTTGCCGCACCTATTTTGGGGACAATCGGGGCAATCATTATCTTTGGGGTGGGCATGCTCTGGTTGAACATGCGCGTAAGGCAAGCAAAAAAGCTTGGCGAGGGCTATGGGGAGACGATAGAGAATTTGGCGGTGAATCCTAATGAGAAGAGCATGTCGGTGGTGTTAGCAATTTTACCCTTAGTGACGATTTTCTTGGTGAATTTAGCGTTGACTTTTCTCTTTAAACAAGCGAGCGTTGTTGCTTACTTTGCCCCTTTTGGTGGAGTCAATAATACTTGGTCGCTGATTTTAGCCTTATTGGTGGGAATTTTATTGAGCTTATTTTTATATCGTAAAGAGATTGGTGGACGAAGTGCGCTGTTGCACTTGGTCAATCAAGGGGCGGAGAGTTCGCTTTCGCCTATCTTTAACACGGCACTGATTATTGGATTTGGTGGAGTGGTGCGTCAGACAGCAGCCTTTGCGCTCTTTCGTGATGCAGTGATGGGCTTGGCGATTCCCGGTTTATACAAAGTAGCGATCGCTAGCAGTGCGATTGCAGGTATTACCGGATCTTCTTCGGGCGGTGCGGGGATCGCATTGGAGGCCTTGGGATCGGAATTTTTGGCGATGGGTATCGATCCGCAAGCAATCCATCGTGTCATGCTGGTCTCCGCTGGTGGCTTGGATAGTCTACCTCATTGTGGAGCGGTGGTAACCCTTTTGGCTGTCTGTGGGGTCAGTTCGCGCAAGGGCTACTTGGACGTGGGAGTAACCACTGTAGTGGGGCCGGTTTTAGCCTCGCTGACCATGATTATCGTGTATAATACATTTGGTATTGTTTAA
- the polA gene encoding DNA polymerase I: MSKPLYILDGYALIYKSYYSMGKQAPLRNSKEENITAIVVFFRSLFSLIKNFDIEHFVVALDPIEPTFRRKRYPEYKAHRPAPPDELRSQSDHIERILTECGFITLRIGDNEADDIIASLAWQRHQTGLATVIISGDKDLMQLLNEEITMLRFTTKREFKAGVEPMSASDVLPKMGVPPHQIHDYLAILGDASDNIPGVAGIGEKGAIKLLEKHHSLKRIYDEINHVTPAGTRDKLIRAKEMAFLSWELVDLKRDIDLPSINIEAFHLASVHFSRLHQALEALGIKQILSDIPPIASRFQHQLELNSQPDSQPQKLPLTYALITTIPELINLFKEIEQAGIVAYDSETTGLNPRQDQIVGMSFSLDGKHGYYIPFSAPKGEATLAFDEALPHLKKLFASGVKFIGQNLKFDMQFLFPLDIILTPYFDTMIAAWLIDSQSPVNLDTLAKRYLNHQTIHYSDIVAKNQRFDEVSLTLSTEYACEDASLAFALYQLFRPQMESLQLDRLFFDLEMPLVSILARMEWRGIELDAQALRDYGQQLERQSKELEAQIIDLVGHSFNVQSPKQLAQVLFEELGFTDLKKGSTDVHILRELQRLHPEDLLIPAVLEYRKVAKLKSTYVEGLLKEITPENAIHTSFLQSGTASGRLSSINPNLQNIPIKNEEGRKIRQAFQSREGYQLISADYSQIELVVLAHLAQDPIMLETFANGRDLHRETASFLFQLPQEQVSSEQRRIGKTINFGVIYGMSAFRLSNELKIPRALATKFIDSYFARYAKVREFVQKSVAYANEHGEVRTVLQRRRLIHQINSKNHNERLASERIALNTVIQGSAADIVKLAMLRVNTLLQEYQLNAHLLLQVHDELILEVHHDHLDIAKTLLTQAMQEAGKSLPAPIPLTINLESGKKWGEFH; the protein is encoded by the coding sequence ATGTCTAAACCGCTCTACATTCTCGACGGCTACGCGCTCATCTATAAATCCTACTACAGCATGGGTAAGCAAGCCCCATTGCGCAATAGTAAAGAGGAAAATATCACCGCAATAGTGGTCTTTTTTCGCTCACTCTTTTCTCTCATAAAAAATTTTGATATCGAACACTTTGTCGTGGCGCTAGATCCTATCGAACCGACCTTCCGACGCAAGCGCTATCCCGAATATAAAGCCCATCGCCCCGCCCCCCCAGACGAACTACGTAGCCAAAGCGATCACATTGAACGCATCTTAACCGAGTGTGGTTTTATCACCTTACGCATTGGGGATAACGAGGCCGATGACATCATCGCCTCGCTGGCTTGGCAACGCCATCAAACCGGATTAGCTACCGTAATTATCTCTGGGGATAAGGATTTAATGCAGTTGCTCAATGAGGAAATCACAATGCTACGTTTCACGACCAAGCGTGAATTTAAAGCAGGGGTCGAACCCATGAGCGCATCCGACGTTCTGCCCAAAATGGGCGTACCGCCTCACCAAATCCACGACTATCTCGCGATTCTGGGAGACGCCAGCGACAATATCCCAGGGGTCGCCGGTATCGGGGAGAAAGGTGCTATCAAGCTCTTAGAGAAGCACCACTCGCTTAAGCGTATCTATGACGAAATCAACCACGTAACCCCCGCCGGCACGCGCGATAAGCTGATCCGTGCCAAAGAGATGGCCTTCTTGAGTTGGGAGCTTGTCGACCTCAAACGCGACATCGACCTACCCAGCATCAACATAGAAGCGTTCCACCTCGCCTCAGTTCACTTTAGTAGGCTCCATCAAGCGTTAGAGGCGCTGGGCATCAAACAAATTTTATCCGATATCCCACCCATTGCCTCGCGTTTTCAGCACCAACTTGAGCTAAACTCCCAGCCCGACAGCCAACCGCAAAAGCTCCCGCTCACCTACGCCCTCATCACCACCATTCCCGAACTTATCAACCTCTTTAAGGAGATCGAACAAGCAGGTATTGTTGCCTACGACAGCGAGACAACTGGCCTCAACCCGCGCCAAGATCAGATCGTGGGGATGAGCTTTAGCCTCGACGGCAAGCACGGTTATTATATCCCCTTCTCTGCACCAAAAGGAGAAGCAACCCTCGCCTTTGACGAAGCGCTACCCCACCTCAAAAAGCTCTTTGCTAGCGGGGTCAAGTTCATCGGGCAAAACCTCAAATTCGATATGCAGTTTCTTTTTCCACTAGACATAATACTCACCCCATACTTCGACACCATGATCGCGGCATGGCTCATCGACAGCCAATCACCGGTCAACCTCGATACCCTCGCCAAGCGCTATCTCAACCACCAAACCATCCATTACAGCGATATTGTCGCCAAAAACCAACGCTTCGATGAGGTCTCCCTCACGCTAAGCACCGAGTACGCCTGCGAAGATGCCAGCCTCGCCTTCGCTCTCTACCAACTCTTTCGCCCACAAATGGAAAGCCTGCAGTTAGATCGACTCTTTTTCGATCTCGAGATGCCCCTTGTCTCGATTCTTGCGAGGATGGAGTGGCGGGGAATCGAGCTGGATGCCCAGGCCTTACGCGACTATGGTCAGCAACTTGAACGTCAAAGCAAGGAGCTAGAGGCGCAAATCATCGATCTCGTGGGGCATTCTTTTAATGTCCAATCACCAAAACAGCTCGCTCAAGTGCTCTTCGAGGAGTTAGGCTTTACCGACCTCAAAAAAGGCTCCACCGATGTCCACATTTTGCGCGAACTGCAACGCCTCCACCCAGAAGATCTCCTCATTCCAGCGGTTTTAGAGTACCGCAAAGTCGCAAAACTCAAATCCACCTACGTCGAAGGACTACTCAAAGAGATCACGCCCGAAAACGCCATCCACACCAGCTTTTTACAGAGTGGAACCGCCAGCGGTCGCTTGAGTAGCATTAATCCTAATCTCCAAAACATCCCCATCAAAAATGAAGAAGGGCGCAAAATCCGCCAAGCGTTTCAATCGCGCGAGGGCTACCAACTGATCAGTGCTGACTATAGTCAAATCGAACTGGTCGTGCTTGCTCACCTTGCCCAAGATCCCATCATGCTCGAGACCTTTGCCAATGGGCGCGATCTCCATCGAGAGACAGCAAGCTTCCTCTTTCAACTCCCACAAGAGCAGGTCTCCAGCGAACAGCGACGCATTGGCAAGACTATCAACTTTGGGGTGATCTACGGGATGTCGGCTTTTCGCCTTAGCAACGAGCTTAAAATTCCCCGCGCTTTAGCCACTAAATTTATCGACTCCTACTTTGCTCGCTATGCAAAAGTCCGAGAGTTCGTACAAAAGAGTGTCGCCTACGCCAACGAGCATGGCGAGGTGCGTACCGTCCTCCAGCGCCGTCGCCTCATCCACCAAATCAACAGTAAAAATCACAACGAACGCCTTGCCAGCGAACGCATCGCCCTTAATACCGTCATCCAAGGTAGTGCTGCCGATATCGTCAAGCTGGCCATGTTGCGTGTCAATACCCTCCTCCAAGAGTACCAACTCAATGCACACCTCTTGCTCCAAGTCCACGACGAACTCATCCTCGAAGTCCATCACGATCATCTCGATATCGCCAAGACTCTCCTCACCCAAGCCATGCAAGAGGCCGGAAAGAGTCTGCCTGCGCCAATTCCTCTTACCATCAACCTCGAAAGCGGAAAAAAGTGGGGAGAATTCCATTAA
- a CDS encoding flagellin, whose translation MIINHNMSAMNGARNNKLVEGDLKGNMDKLASGLRITKAGDDASGLAVSEKMRAQIRGLRQASRNAADGVSMIQTTEGYLQETTDLVHRIRELAVQSANGTYADEDRQYIQVEIAALVDEVDRVASHAQFNGMNLLTGRFAAENGGNEVTASMWLHVGANMDQRIRVNIGTMTASALGLKEFGTGTIIDALTTESANSAIGVMDNALQMVNKQRADLGAYQNRLEMTIKGLDIGAENLQASESRIRDLNMAEETVKLTTNQILSQTAVAMLAQANSSSQNVLRLLQ comes from the coding sequence ATGATTATTAATCACAACATGAGCGCTATGAATGGTGCTCGCAACAACAAACTTGTTGAAGGCGACCTTAAGGGAAACATGGACAAACTCGCTAGCGGTCTTCGCATTACCAAGGCAGGCGATGACGCCTCTGGATTGGCTGTATCTGAAAAGATGAGAGCGCAAATCCGTGGTCTTCGCCAAGCTAGCCGTAACGCTGCTGATGGTGTTTCTATGATCCAAACCACTGAGGGTTACCTTCAAGAGACCACTGATCTTGTCCATCGTATCCGTGAGTTGGCTGTTCAATCTGCCAACGGTACGTATGCCGATGAAGATCGCCAGTACATTCAGGTAGAAATTGCTGCTCTCGTTGATGAGGTAGATCGTGTGGCAAGCCATGCTCAATTTAACGGCATGAACTTGTTGACTGGTCGCTTTGCTGCCGAGAACGGTGGTAACGAAGTTACTGCCAGCATGTGGCTTCATGTTGGTGCGAACATGGATCAACGCATTCGTGTGAACATCGGTACGATGACTGCTTCGGCTCTTGGATTGAAAGAGTTTGGTACTGGTACCATCATCGACGCTCTTACCACCGAGAGTGCTAACAGCGCAATTGGTGTAATGGACAATGCTCTTCAGATGGTAAACAAACAACGTGCTGATTTGGGTGCATACCAAAATCGTCTCGAAATGACCATCAAGGGTCTTGACATTGGTGCTGAGAACCTCCAAGCTAGTGAGTCTCGCATCCGCGATCTTAACATGGCTGAAGAGACTGTGAAGCTCACCACCAACCAAATCCTTTCTCAAACTGCCGTTGCGATGCTCGCTCAAGCGAATTCCAGCAGTCAGAACGTATTACGTCTACTACAGTAG
- a CDS encoding MaoC family dehydratase has product MKFSELEVGMKASLSRTVTEADVAMFAGLSMDFNPAHMNEEAAKSGVFKQRVAHGMLSAGFISAILGTKLPGEGSIYMGQTLQFTAPVFLGDTVTATCEITQLIPEKHRVILSTTCTKQDGTEVIKGEATILKRD; this is encoded by the coding sequence ATGAAATTTTCAGAACTAGAAGTAGGCATGAAGGCGTCGTTGAGTCGTACGGTAACCGAGGCTGATGTAGCGATGTTTGCAGGTTTGAGCATGGATTTTAATCCCGCGCACATGAACGAAGAGGCGGCAAAATCGGGGGTCTTTAAACAGCGTGTGGCGCACGGAATGCTCTCTGCGGGCTTTATCTCGGCGATTTTGGGCACTAAGCTTCCGGGTGAGGGCAGTATCTATATGGGACAAACCCTGCAATTTACTGCGCCAGTCTTTTTAGGCGACACGGTAACGGCAACGTGTGAGATTACCCAGCTGATTCCAGAAAAACACCGCGTCATTTTATCAACTACTTGTACCAAGCAAGATGGTACGGAAGTGATTAAGGGCGAGGCAACCATTTTAAAGCGCGATTAA